Within the Maribacter sp. BPC-D8 genome, the region TCTAGTATCTGATGCTTATGCTTTAAACCCATTTGTAGATTGCACCATTTATGTTGTTCGTAAAGATTTTACTAAAAAAGAGCATATTGGTATTGTAGATAACATTTATAAAAATAAGAAGCTTAACAACTGTATGATTTTATTGAATGAGACCGAGCCCAAAGAAACTTATAACTAGCAAAGAACAATCAGGCCTTAAATGAAATCTTAGCATATATAAAAGTTATAAATGTCCTTAAAAAATAGAATTCTAAGTAATGGCTTAGCATCGATTTTACAAAAGTTGATCAGGGTCTTAGAGCAATTATTTTTAGTCCCTTTTTTCATTACTGCATGGGGAGCAGCCTATTACGGAGAATGGCTTACTCTTACCATAATCCCGTCCGTTATTGCTTTTTCTGACTTAGGTTTCGGCACCGCCTCTGCTAATAGTTTTGTTTTAAATTATGCCGCTGGAAAAAAGCAAGTAGCATCAAACATTAATAGAACCGGGATGACTATTATAAGCATAATGGTAATTAGCGCCATGTTAATTAGCGGTTTGGTAATCTTTGTCTTAAACTATTTTCAAGTATTTGAAAAATCTTTAATAAATAAGCACGAAGCAATTATTGCTGTCACCATTTTAATTTTAGCTCGTCTATTAAATTTTTATACTCAATTAATTGAAGCATATTATAGATCTGTTCAAAGAGCATCATTAAGTATAAACTTATTAACGATTAAAGCAAGTCTAAATTTGGGGCTAGGGTTAATAGTTTTACTTCTTGGCTATGGTGTTATAGAATTCGCTTTATCTCAACTCATAGTTATATTCTTTTTTAACATTTTTTATTATTTAAAAGGAAAACAAATACTCAGTTTAGCTCATGAATACCATGGTATTTATGATAACTCAATAAAAAAAGAAATTATTCAAAAAGGACTAAGTTACTTAATGTCACCTGTGTGGCAAGTAATATATTTTCAAGGAACCACTTTTGTAGTGCGTATAGTTTTAGGACCAGAATCAGTTGCTATTTTCAATACAGTTAGAACATTGAGCCGATCATTAAATCAAATATTTTTTATGATTAAAGGAACAGTTTACCCTGAATTACAATTTGAACTTGGTCAGGAAAATTGGAAAATAGCTCAAAAGATTTTTAGAGTTGCAATCTTAAGTGTCTTCATAATGTCATTTATAGGATTTATATTCCTTTTGTTTTTTGGTCGTTGGTTTTATAATATTTGGACGCATAACCAACTAGAAATTTCTAATACATTGTGGTATATATTTATTTCCGGCATGCTATTTAACGCTATATGGTGGACAGCAGAAATGGTATATGGCGCAGTTAATAAACCGAAAAAAATAGCAATATTTGGTTTAATTACATCTATAGTATCGGTTATTTTGAC harbors:
- a CDS encoding lipopolysaccharide biosynthesis protein, which translates into the protein MSLKNRILSNGLASILQKLIRVLEQLFLVPFFITAWGAAYYGEWLTLTIIPSVIAFSDLGFGTASANSFVLNYAAGKKQVASNINRTGMTIISIMVISAMLISGLVIFVLNYFQVFEKSLINKHEAIIAVTILILARLLNFYTQLIEAYYRSVQRASLSINLLTIKASLNLGLGLIVLLLGYGVIEFALSQLIVIFFFNIFYYLKGKQILSLAHEYHGIYDNSIKKEIIQKGLSYLMSPVWQVIYFQGTTFVVRIVLGPESVAIFNTVRTLSRSLNQIFFMIKGTVYPELQFELGQENWKIAQKIFRVAILSVFIMSFIGFIFLLFFGRWFYNIWTHNQLEISNTLWYIFISGMLFNAIWWTAEMVYGAVNKPKKIAIFGLITSIVSVILTYIFANYYGLIGAAIGTVSLDLILLLWVLPNSCRVMHLTVKELVVFGLKDIRNIYLKLVVK